A region of the Microcystis aeruginosa FD4 genome:
GCATCTAAAACAATAATTACTTGTCCTCGGCAAAAATTAAGTCCAGCAGTTACCGCCGCTTGATGACCAAAATTGCGGGCGAAACTGATATAACACACTCGTGAATCAGCTTTGTGCAGTTCTCGCAGCAGTTTTAAGGAACTATCTTTACTACCATCATTTACTAGGATTAATTCTACCGCCCCATCTAAATTATTCATGACAGCACTCACCCGGCGATACAGTTCGGCAATAGTTTCTTCTTCGTTATAGATGGGGACAATCAGGGAGTATTTTAGCATTTGCATAATAATATTTGATCGGTAATTGATTGAAAAATCTCACTCCTAACTGGGAGAATTATGCTGTCAATATCTTTACTTATTGAAGAAAATCCTCGATCGCCTGTCCCGTCTCTTCCGGTGCTTCTTCCGGTAAAAAATGACCACTGGCGATCGCCTGTCCCGTCACTTGATTAGCTCGCTGCTGCCAAAGAGCGATCACATCGTATTGACGTGCAATGAAACCTTTTTTTCCCCAGAGAACCAAGAGGGGAGAGGAAATTTTTCGGTCTAAATCCTGACGATCATGCTCTAAATCGATGGTAGCGGCAGCCCGATAATCGGCACAGGTGGCGGTTATCGTGCTTAAATCTCGAAAACAACGCCGATATTCCCCCAAAGCTTCCTCTGTAAAAGCGCTAAAATCTCGCCCCCAACTTTGCAAGCAATGGTGCAGATAATAATCGGGATTAGCGGCGATCAGGGTTTCAGGAAAAGGGGAAGGCTGAATCAAGAAAAACCAATGATAGTAGGCAGTAGCAAAAGTTTTATCAGTAGCCTCGTACATCGCCAGCGTAGGTGCTATATCGAGTAAAACGATTTTTTTGACCTTTTCGGGAAAATCAAGGGCGAGACGGTGGGAAACTCGCGCCCCTCGATCGTGGCCGATTAGATAAAACTCCTGATAACCCAATTTTTCCATCAGCAATACCTGATCGAGGGCCATGACTCGTTTGCAATAATTGCTAGAATCCTCTAGGGGTAAGGGTTTATCGCTATCCCCGTAGCCGCGCAGATCCGTGGCGATCACCGTAAAATTGGCCGCTAATCGGGGGG
Encoded here:
- a CDS encoding alpha/beta fold hydrolase, with protein sequence MLTNFRKFQLEVNGITINGVKGGRGFPLLLLHGYPQTHQMWHKIAPRLAANFTVIATDLRGYGDSDKPLPLEDSSNYCKRVMALDQVLLMEKLGYQEFYLIGHDRGARVSHRLALDFPEKVKKIVLLDIAPTLAMYEATDKTFATAYYHWFFLIQPSPFPETLIAANPDYYLHHCLQSWGRDFSAFTEEALGEYRRCFRDLSTITATCADYRAAATIDLEHDRQDLDRKISSPLLVLWGKKGFIARQYDVIALWQQRANQVTGQAIASGHFLPEEAPEETGQAIEDFLQ